A genome region from Thermococcus gorgonarius includes the following:
- a CDS encoding polyprenyl synthetase family protein has protein sequence MGKYDELFARIKIAAKDVDRVILDLIPEKEPKNLYDAARHYPLAGGKRVRPFVVLRAAEAVGGDPEKALYPAASVELIHNYSLVHDDIMDMDELRRGRPTVHKLWGVNMAILAGDLLFSKAFEAIAKADVSPEKKARILDVLVRTSNMLCEGQALDIEFETREEVGVDEYLRMISGKTGALFQGSAEIGAIVGTDNEEYIQALSKWGMNVGIAFQIWDDVLDLIADEEKLGKPVGSDIRKGKKTLIVSHFFDHASEEDKAEFLKVFGKYAGDVKGDALIHDEKVKEEVAKAIELLKKYGSIDYAAQYAKNLVKEANEALKVLPESEARKDLELLAEFLVEREF, from the coding sequence ATGGGCAAGTACGATGAACTGTTTGCGCGGATCAAAATCGCCGCGAAGGACGTTGATAGGGTTATCCTTGACCTGATTCCGGAGAAAGAGCCCAAGAACCTTTACGATGCCGCCAGACATTACCCTCTCGCCGGCGGAAAGCGTGTAAGGCCCTTTGTTGTTCTCCGTGCGGCTGAAGCAGTTGGCGGTGACCCTGAGAAAGCCCTTTATCCAGCTGCCTCGGTTGAGCTAATCCACAACTACTCCCTCGTCCACGACGACATAATGGACATGGACGAGCTCAGGAGAGGAAGGCCGACCGTCCACAAGCTATGGGGAGTTAACATGGCAATCCTTGCCGGCGACCTCCTCTTCAGCAAGGCCTTCGAGGCGATAGCGAAGGCCGACGTTTCCCCGGAGAAGAAGGCCAGAATTCTGGACGTCCTCGTCAGGACTTCCAACATGCTCTGCGAGGGACAAGCTTTGGACATAGAGTTCGAGACGAGGGAAGAGGTGGGCGTTGACGAGTACCTCAGGATGATAAGCGGAAAGACCGGTGCACTGTTCCAGGGCTCGGCTGAAATAGGGGCCATAGTCGGAACCGATAACGAGGAGTACATTCAGGCTCTGTCAAAGTGGGGCATGAACGTCGGCATAGCCTTCCAGATATGGGACGATGTTTTAGACCTCATAGCGGATGAGGAGAAGCTGGGCAAGCCCGTCGGCAGCGACATAAGGAAGGGCAAGAAGACCCTCATCGTGAGCCACTTCTTCGACCACGCGAGCGAAGAAGATAAGGCCGAGTTTCTTAAGGTCTTTGGAAAGTACGCCGGCGATGTCAAGGGTGATGCGCTCATACACGACGAGAAGGTGAAAGAAGAAGTTGCCAAGGCCATTGAGCTCCTCAAGAAGTACGGGAGCATTGACTATGCCGCTCAGTACGCCAAGAACCTCGTAAAAGAAGCAAACGAAGCTTTGAAAGTCCTCCCGGAGAGTGAGGCGAGGAAGGATCTGGAGCTTCTCGCGGAGTTCTTAGTGGAGAGGGAGTTCTGA
- the leuS gene encoding leucine--tRNA ligase: MAELDFKAIEEKWQKRWMEARIFEPDRNAKPKEKKFYITVAFPYLSGHLHVGHARTYTIPDVIARFKRMQGYNVLFPMAWHITGAPIVGIAERIKNRDPKTIHIYRDVYKVPEEILWKFEDPKEIVKYFMKAAKETFIRAGFSVDWTREFHTTSLFPPFSKFIEWQFWTLKDMGLVVKGAHRVRWDPVVGTPLGDHDIMEGEDIQILEYVIIKFILEEDGEVIYLPAATLRPETVYGVTNMWLNPNATYVKAKVRCNGKEETWIVSKEAAYKLSFQDREIEVIEEFKGERLIGKYVKNPVTGDEVIILPAEFVDPDNATGVVMSVPAHAPFDHIALEDLKKETEILLKYDIDPRVVEEISYISLIKLEGYGEFPAVEEAERLGVKSQKDKEKLEEATKNIYKAEYHKGIFKVEPYAGKPVQEVKDIIAKELQEKGIAEIMYEFADKPVISRFGNRAVIKIIHDQWFIDYGNPEWKAKAKEALANMKILPESRRAQFEAVIDWLDKKACARKVGLGTPLPWDPDWVIESLSDSTIYMAYYTISRHINQLMKEGKLDPEKLDREFFDYIFREEFSEEKERKLAEKTGIPAEIIHEMKEEFEYWYPLDWRCSAKDLIPNHLTFFIFNHVAIFKREHWPKGIAVNGFGTLEGQKMSKSKGNVLNFIDAIEENGADVVRLYIMGLAEHDSDFDWRRKEVGKLRRQVERFYELVSEFAGYEAREGVELRDIDRWMLHRLNKAIEETTKALEEFRTRTAVQWAFYTVLNDLRWYLRRTEGRDDEAKRYMLRKLAEVWVRLMAPFTPHISEELWEKLGGEGFVSLAKWPEPVEEWWNETVEAEEQFVQSVIEDIKEIIRVAKLEDAKRAYIYTAPEWKWKVVEVVAEKKDFKSAMAELMKDPEMRKHGKEVSKLIQRLIKERAFEVKRINEEKALREAKDFMEKELGLEIIINAAEDKGGKKRQAMPLKPAVFVE, encoded by the coding sequence ATGGCTGAGCTCGACTTCAAGGCCATTGAGGAGAAGTGGCAGAAGCGCTGGATGGAGGCGAGGATTTTCGAGCCCGACAGGAACGCGAAGCCCAAGGAGAAGAAGTTCTACATAACCGTCGCGTTTCCATACCTCTCGGGCCACCTCCACGTCGGCCACGCGAGAACCTACACGATTCCGGACGTAATAGCGCGCTTTAAGAGAATGCAGGGCTACAACGTGCTCTTCCCGATGGCGTGGCACATCACCGGCGCGCCGATAGTTGGCATCGCCGAGAGAATAAAGAACCGCGACCCGAAGACCATCCACATCTACCGCGACGTCTACAAAGTCCCCGAGGAAATCCTCTGGAAGTTCGAAGACCCGAAGGAAATAGTGAAGTACTTCATGAAGGCCGCGAAGGAGACGTTCATCAGGGCAGGTTTTAGCGTTGACTGGACGAGGGAGTTCCACACCACAAGCCTGTTCCCGCCCTTCAGCAAGTTCATCGAGTGGCAGTTCTGGACGCTCAAGGACATGGGGCTGGTGGTTAAAGGTGCACACAGGGTTCGCTGGGACCCCGTTGTTGGGACGCCGTTGGGAGACCACGACATCATGGAAGGTGAGGACATCCAGATTCTGGAGTACGTCATAATCAAGTTCATCCTCGAGGAGGACGGCGAGGTTATTTACCTGCCCGCGGCAACGCTGAGGCCCGAGACAGTCTACGGCGTCACAAACATGTGGCTGAACCCCAACGCTACCTACGTCAAGGCGAAGGTCAGGTGCAACGGAAAAGAGGAAACCTGGATAGTCAGCAAGGAGGCCGCCTACAAGCTCTCCTTCCAGGACAGGGAGATAGAGGTAATCGAGGAGTTCAAGGGCGAGAGGCTCATCGGAAAGTACGTGAAGAACCCGGTAACGGGCGACGAGGTCATAATTCTGCCAGCGGAGTTCGTTGACCCGGACAACGCTACCGGCGTTGTCATGAGCGTCCCAGCCCATGCCCCCTTCGACCACATCGCTCTGGAAGACCTGAAGAAGGAGACTGAGATACTCCTTAAATACGACATTGACCCGCGCGTTGTTGAGGAGATAAGCTACATCTCGCTGATCAAACTTGAAGGCTACGGTGAGTTCCCGGCAGTTGAAGAGGCCGAGAGGCTCGGAGTCAAGAGCCAGAAGGACAAGGAGAAGCTTGAAGAAGCGACTAAGAACATTTACAAGGCAGAGTATCATAAGGGAATCTTCAAGGTAGAGCCCTACGCGGGCAAACCAGTCCAGGAGGTAAAAGATATCATAGCGAAGGAGCTCCAGGAGAAGGGAATTGCCGAGATAATGTACGAGTTCGCCGATAAACCCGTCATAAGCCGTTTCGGGAACAGAGCGGTAATCAAGATAATCCACGACCAGTGGTTCATAGACTACGGCAACCCCGAATGGAAGGCCAAGGCGAAGGAGGCCCTGGCCAACATGAAGATACTCCCAGAGAGCAGGCGCGCCCAGTTCGAGGCGGTAATAGACTGGCTCGACAAGAAGGCCTGCGCCAGAAAAGTTGGTTTGGGAACTCCCCTACCATGGGACCCTGACTGGGTCATCGAGAGCCTGAGCGACTCAACAATCTACATGGCCTACTACACGATAAGCAGGCACATCAACCAGCTCATGAAAGAGGGTAAACTCGACCCAGAGAAGCTCGACAGGGAGTTCTTTGACTACATCTTCCGCGAGGAATTCAGCGAAGAGAAGGAGAGAAAACTCGCCGAGAAGACCGGAATTCCAGCGGAGATAATCCACGAGATGAAGGAGGAGTTCGAGTACTGGTACCCGCTCGACTGGCGCTGTTCCGCCAAGGACCTCATCCCGAACCACCTGACGTTCTTCATATTCAACCACGTGGCGATATTCAAGAGGGAACACTGGCCGAAGGGCATAGCGGTAAACGGCTTCGGAACCCTCGAAGGCCAGAAGATGAGCAAGAGCAAGGGCAACGTGCTGAACTTCATCGATGCCATCGAGGAGAACGGGGCAGATGTCGTGAGGCTCTACATAATGGGCCTTGCCGAGCACGACAGCGACTTCGACTGGCGCAGGAAGGAGGTCGGAAAGCTCCGCAGGCAGGTTGAGAGGTTCTACGAGCTCGTAAGCGAGTTCGCGGGCTATGAGGCCAGAGAGGGGGTTGAGCTCAGGGACATCGACCGCTGGATGCTCCACCGCCTGAACAAGGCCATCGAAGAAACAACAAAGGCCCTCGAGGAGTTCAGGACGAGGACGGCAGTGCAGTGGGCGTTCTACACGGTTCTGAACGACCTGCGCTGGTACCTAAGGAGAACAGAAGGCAGAGACGACGAGGCGAAGCGCTACATGCTTAGAAAGCTCGCCGAGGTCTGGGTCAGGCTCATGGCGCCCTTCACACCCCACATAAGCGAAGAACTCTGGGAGAAGCTCGGAGGGGAGGGCTTCGTGAGCTTAGCAAAGTGGCCCGAACCCGTTGAGGAGTGGTGGAACGAGACGGTAGAGGCTGAAGAGCAGTTCGTCCAGTCCGTCATCGAGGACATCAAGGAGATAATAAGGGTTGCCAAGCTCGAAGACGCCAAGAGGGCCTACATCTACACTGCTCCAGAGTGGAAGTGGAAGGTAGTTGAAGTTGTTGCAGAAAAGAAGGACTTCAAGTCAGCTATGGCCGAGCTGATGAAGGACCCGGAGATGAGGAAGCACGGCAAGGAGGTAAGCAAGCTCATCCAGAGGCTCATCAAGGAGCGCGCCTTTGAAGTGAAGCGCATCAACGAGGAGAAAGCGCTGAGAGAGGCGAAGGACTTCATGGAGAAAGAACTCGGCCTGGAGATAATCATCAACGCCGCGGAGGACAAGGGAGGAAAGAAGAGGCAGGCCATGCCACTGAAGCCCGCGGTGTTTGTGGAGTGA
- a CDS encoding coiled-coil domain-containing protein: protein MKWVKALVVLTVLVGSLIPAGMSLAAENTSTQIEAYSPVSNTTNTTPEKELAERIINIVEKLHNITERLLQNATLPENSSVMEHYSLAEEYRERAETAYQNGDYPMAVTEGLLAMHQYKEVLKSIKNAREEVRVSMERMRGYFEAAQRTIAAAEKAGLDTSKAKELLNETKEAYLQVVEDIKEKNIEKAKEDLEKARELKKELDAELRELRKELAYAHSDKIVNAFLAKGEKAMAFVENVISKANETDRNTTELQERLDAFRALYDQVKELADQGNYTAALTLIHENRETVREFYKAVGFILREARERVVEEKMKDLKAFGQEVQERIRKDSRALEKLKREGVDVKGAELKLRTAIQEFKLGFELAKRGRPKEAKAHFGIGLGLLQDVEKFIVAHS, encoded by the coding sequence ATGAAATGGGTGAAGGCCCTCGTAGTATTGACCGTACTGGTCGGGTCTTTGATCCCGGCTGGAATGAGCTTAGCAGCTGAAAACACATCAACGCAGATTGAGGCATACTCACCGGTTTCCAATACCACTAACACAACACCCGAGAAGGAGCTGGCGGAGAGGATAATAAACATAGTTGAAAAGCTCCACAACATAACGGAAAGGCTCCTCCAGAATGCCACCCTGCCGGAGAACTCAAGCGTGATGGAGCACTACAGCCTCGCCGAGGAGTACAGGGAGAGGGCGGAGACCGCCTACCAGAACGGAGATTACCCGATGGCAGTAACTGAGGGACTGCTGGCCATGCATCAGTACAAGGAAGTTCTTAAGAGCATCAAAAATGCCAGGGAAGAGGTTAGGGTCTCAATGGAGAGGATGCGCGGCTACTTCGAAGCTGCCCAGAGAACCATCGCTGCTGCGGAGAAAGCCGGTCTTGACACCTCAAAGGCCAAGGAGCTCTTAAATGAAACTAAGGAGGCCTACCTGCAGGTCGTGGAAGACATAAAGGAGAAGAACATTGAAAAGGCTAAGGAAGACCTGGAAAAGGCCCGCGAACTCAAGAAGGAGCTTGATGCCGAGCTCAGAGAGCTCAGAAAGGAACTGGCCTATGCTCACTCCGATAAGATCGTGAACGCGTTCCTGGCCAAGGGAGAGAAGGCCATGGCGTTCGTCGAGAATGTCATCTCAAAGGCAAACGAGACAGATAGAAACACCACCGAGCTCCAGGAGAGGCTGGACGCTTTCAGAGCCCTATACGACCAGGTGAAGGAGCTGGCCGACCAGGGCAACTACACTGCGGCTTTAACGCTCATCCATGAGAACCGCGAAACGGTGAGGGAGTTCTACAAGGCCGTTGGGTTCATCCTCAGAGAGGCAAGGGAGAGGGTCGTGGAGGAGAAGATGAAGGATCTGAAAGCCTTTGGACAGGAGGTCCAGGAACGCATCAGGAAGGATTCCAGGGCGCTGGAAAAGCTCAAGAGAGAGGGAGTGGACGTCAAGGGGGCTGAGCTGAAGCTCAGGACTGCTATCCAAGAGTTCAAGCTCGGTTTTGAGCTTGCGAAACGCGGGAGGCCCAAGGAGGCAAAGGCCCACTTTGGGATCGGCCTGGGTCTGCTCCAGGATGTTGAGAAGTTCATAGTGGCTCACTCCTGA
- a CDS encoding phosphatase PAP2 family protein — protein sequence MKRKACSIPQESNRRSIILFLMAYAYWTFYSLIYPIVGRWSVNYTDFLLRLPGTSHDFVLGLLLWTKSHFFLYLLMDALYKLGFTWVMVGTVAYLLYISPTEAERTAKSYLLSFLVLSAIFLVAYVFPPHLVYPDLPRRYAPPGWDARPQFVLPSPHCTIDTISFLALARRKEVLARIMAFLVVLIPLSTVLLAEHWLWDALSGIFLGWLVDRYSRNFFNSGG from the coding sequence ATGAAAAGGAAGGCCTGTTCAATCCCCCAAGAGTCCAACCGCCGTTCGATAATTCTATTTCTGATGGCATATGCCTACTGGACTTTTTACAGCCTGATTTACCCCATCGTTGGCCGTTGGAGTGTCAATTATACCGATTTCCTCCTTAGACTCCCTGGAACCTCTCATGACTTTGTTCTCGGCCTTCTCCTGTGGACAAAAAGCCATTTCTTCCTGTATCTCTTGATGGACGCTCTCTACAAGCTTGGCTTCACGTGGGTGATGGTAGGTACCGTCGCTTACCTTCTCTATATCAGCCCCACGGAGGCCGAAAGAACTGCAAAGAGTTACCTTCTCTCGTTCTTGGTGTTGAGTGCGATCTTCCTGGTTGCGTACGTTTTTCCGCCCCATCTGGTTTATCCCGATCTCCCCAGAAGGTACGCCCCGCCCGGCTGGGATGCTAGACCCCAGTTCGTTCTTCCATCTCCTCACTGCACCATCGACACGATAAGTTTCCTAGCTCTGGCTAGGAGAAAGGAAGTTCTCGCAAGGATCATGGCCTTTCTGGTTGTATTAATTCCCCTCTCAACGGTTCTCCTTGCAGAGCACTGGCTCTGGGACGCCCTTTCGGGAATCTTCTTGGGATGGCTAGTTGATCGGTACTCCAGGAATTTTTTTAACTCCGGAGGATAA
- a CDS encoding RNase J family beta-CASP ribonuclease, whose translation MIKIYTISGYEEVGKNMTAVGYSDGGREEVVIIDMGIRLDRVLIHEDVNIQQFPTKELQRLGAIPDDSILRNKKVVAITFTHGHLDHIGAVAKLAPHYPDVPIYGTPYTVKLAKSEVKSEQYFEVKNPMYETQFGEIVQVSENLAIEFVRSTHSIPQAAMVVVHTPEGAVVHTGDFKFDNNNPLGERPDYKRLKELGKEGVKVLIPESTRVAEPTKTPSEAVAQMLLEDFFLYEGADEKGLIATTFASHIARLQELIWIANKMGRQAVFVGRSLAKYTGIAKQLGLIKMKGARAVRSPNAIRKVLAEVSGARENYLLVVTGHQGEPGAVLTRMANGELYDIGKDDTVVFSAGTIPNPLNRAQRYVLETKLKMRGVRMIKDLHVSGHASREDHRYLIRMLNPENIVPAHGEFRMLTHYAELAEEEGYLIGRDVFVSRNGYTVEIR comes from the coding sequence ATGATAAAAATCTACACGATTAGCGGCTACGAAGAAGTCGGCAAGAACATGACAGCGGTGGGCTACAGCGACGGAGGCAGGGAAGAGGTAGTTATAATCGACATGGGTATTCGCCTTGATCGCGTTCTCATCCACGAGGACGTTAATATTCAGCAGTTCCCGACAAAGGAGCTCCAGAGGCTTGGAGCTATTCCCGATGACTCGATTCTCAGGAATAAAAAGGTAGTGGCAATAACCTTTACCCACGGCCACCTCGACCACATAGGTGCCGTTGCAAAGCTGGCCCCTCATTATCCCGATGTTCCAATCTACGGCACACCCTACACTGTAAAGCTCGCCAAAAGTGAGGTCAAGAGCGAGCAGTACTTCGAGGTCAAAAACCCGATGTACGAGACCCAGTTCGGCGAAATAGTCCAGGTCAGCGAGAACCTCGCGATAGAGTTCGTTCGCTCAACTCACTCGATACCGCAGGCGGCGATGGTGGTCGTTCACACGCCTGAAGGGGCGGTGGTTCACACCGGCGACTTCAAGTTCGACAACAACAACCCGCTCGGCGAGAGGCCCGACTACAAAAGGCTGAAGGAGCTCGGAAAGGAGGGCGTTAAAGTCCTGATTCCCGAATCCACGCGTGTTGCTGAGCCCACAAAGACACCCAGCGAGGCCGTTGCCCAGATGCTCCTTGAGGACTTCTTCCTCTACGAGGGAGCCGACGAGAAGGGCTTAATAGCGACGACCTTCGCTTCCCACATAGCCCGCCTTCAGGAACTGATCTGGATAGCCAACAAGATGGGCAGACAGGCGGTTTTTGTGGGCCGCTCCCTCGCGAAGTACACGGGCATTGCCAAACAGCTCGGCCTCATAAAGATGAAAGGTGCCAGGGCAGTTAGAAGCCCCAACGCGATAAGGAAGGTTCTTGCAGAGGTTTCTGGCGCGAGGGAGAACTACCTCCTCGTCGTTACCGGCCACCAGGGCGAGCCCGGGGCTGTCCTCACGAGGATGGCAAACGGCGAGCTCTACGACATAGGAAAGGACGACACTGTGGTCTTTTCCGCTGGAACGATACCGAACCCGCTCAACAGGGCCCAGCGCTACGTCCTCGAGACGAAGCTCAAGATGAGGGGCGTCAGGATGATAAAGGATCTCCACGTTTCCGGACACGCAAGCAGGGAAGACCACCGCTATCTCATCAGGATGCTTAATCCTGAGAACATCGTTCCGGCCCACGGCGAATTCAGGATGCTGACCCACTACGCTGAACTGGCCGAAGAGGAAGGCTATCTCATCGGCAGGGATGTCTTCGTTTCGAGGAACGGCTACACCGTGGAGATACGATGA
- a CDS encoding M24 family metallopeptidase translates to MRIGKFVSLIEEKGFDGALISPSTNFYYLTGLNLHEVGERLTVLAVNANGDYHLLAPSLYENVIQGFPTTFWRDGENAYEKLSWILADLKLSSGRILIEDTMRADWLIGIMRLGNNSFEFHPLSLVMRELRMIKDSQEIEMMKHAAKVVDRVFEEVLSWDILGMREKELALKIELKIRELSDGISFEPIVASGENAANPHHAPGERRIRKGDMVILDYGAKVGGYCSDITRTIAVGQPNEKLIGIYNVVKEAQENAYRAVREGIKAKEVDRVARETIAKAGYGEYFTHRTGHGLGLDVHEEPYIGPDGEVVLKNGMTFTIEPGIYVPGLGGVRIEDDVAVIDGRGTRLTKAERELVVL, encoded by the coding sequence TTGCGGATCGGAAAGTTTGTTTCCCTGATCGAGGAGAAAGGTTTTGACGGGGCACTCATAAGTCCAAGCACAAATTTCTACTACCTCACGGGGCTTAATCTCCACGAGGTTGGTGAGAGATTAACGGTTCTGGCCGTAAACGCCAACGGGGACTACCACCTCTTAGCCCCGAGCCTCTACGAAAACGTCATCCAGGGTTTTCCCACCACGTTCTGGCGTGACGGGGAGAACGCTTATGAGAAGCTCTCCTGGATTCTAGCCGATCTCAAACTGTCCTCAGGAAGGATTTTAATTGAGGACACCATGAGGGCCGACTGGCTCATAGGCATTATGAGGCTCGGAAACAATTCCTTCGAGTTTCATCCATTAAGCCTAGTAATGAGGGAACTGAGGATGATAAAAGACTCCCAGGAAATAGAAATGATGAAGCACGCCGCCAAGGTAGTGGATCGGGTTTTTGAAGAGGTATTAAGCTGGGACATCCTTGGCATGCGCGAGAAGGAGCTGGCCCTTAAGATCGAGCTGAAGATCAGAGAACTTTCCGATGGGATATCCTTCGAACCTATCGTGGCCAGCGGGGAAAACGCCGCCAATCCGCATCATGCCCCCGGGGAAAGGCGTATCAGGAAAGGGGACATGGTAATCCTCGACTACGGTGCGAAGGTTGGGGGCTACTGCTCAGACATAACCCGGACGATAGCGGTGGGTCAGCCCAACGAGAAGCTAATTGGGATATACAACGTCGTTAAGGAGGCCCAGGAGAACGCTTACAGGGCAGTAAGAGAGGGGATAAAGGCCAAAGAAGTAGACAGGGTAGCTAGGGAGACGATAGCGAAGGCGGGCTACGGTGAATACTTCACCCACAGGACGGGCCACGGCCTCGGTCTGGACGTGCATGAGGAACCGTACATTGGCCCCGACGGGGAAGTTGTCCTCAAAAACGGCATGACCTTTACGATAGAGCCAGGGATCTACGTGCCAGGACTCGGCGGCGTTAGGATAGAGGATGACGTGGCCGTAATAGATGGGAGAGGGACAAGATTAACGAAGGCCGAGAGAGAGCTTGTGGTGCTTTGA